In Aspergillus fumigatus Af293 chromosome 4, whole genome shotgun sequence, one genomic interval encodes:
- a CDS encoding YeeE/YedE family protein: MFTPVHTSLGALLLFQSSSGLLLHNGAVFGISSLLSGCVFNPSCDNVPIIAGLVSSVAPIYLFAPSLIPTYPPAPNSWASVASTFGIGFLLGWGTKNGRGCTSGHMLCGLSRLSPRSLIATAIFFTTALLTANFVNGGQNIPSCPSGIPCYTPVYPSTEELAFMVTTTALTLVTNFVIVPRVLDRSKKSRTIFSYLAGLQFGLGLFISGMADPAKVLRFFAVLTDPARWDPSLALIILFGIGPSLATYLSVKPGQKKGEKQKGEESAKPTLADNWKLPTLTVADIDWRFVTGAVAFGLAWGLRGVCPGPAILRTVVQPTWGLVAMTGYMLGNLF; the protein is encoded by the exons ATGTTCACGCCCGTCCACACCTCCCTCGGAGCtctgctgctcttccagagtTCCTCAGGCCTCCTTCTACATAATGGAGCTGTCTTTGGCATTTCGTCCTTGTTGTCCGGATGCGTTTTCAATCCCAGTTGTGATAATGTCCCCATAATCGCAGGGTTAGTCTCCAGCGTGGCCCCGATCTATCTGTTCGCGCCGTCCCTGATACCAACATACCCACCTGCGCCGAACTCGTGGGCTTCCGTGGCGTCCACATTTGGTATAGGGTTCCTACTGGGCTGGGGAACAAAG AATGGTCGCGGCTGCACATCAGGCCACATGCTCTGCGGTCTTTCGCGCCTGTCGCCCCGCTCACTCATCGCaacagccatcttcttcaccaccgcCCTGCTGACTGCAAATTTCGTCAACGGAGGCCAGAATATTCCTTCCTGCCCGTCTGGAATACCCTGTTATACCCCAGTGTACCCGTCGACCGAGGAGCTCGCGTTCATGGTCACCACCACCGCTCTGACACTCGTGACGAACTTTGTAATTGTTCCACGAGTGCTGGACCGgtcgaagaagtcgaggacgatCTTTTCGTACCTGGCCGGGCTGCAATTCGGCCTGGGACTGTTCATCTCTGGAATGGCTGATCCGGCAAAAGTCCTCCGCTTTTTCGCCGTGCTTACCGATCCAGCTCGCTGGGATCCTTCACTTGCGCTCATCATTCTGTTTGGAATCGGTCCGTCGCTTGCGACTTACTTGTCCGTGAAGCCTGgacagaagaagggagagaaaCAAAAGGGAGAGGAGTCTGCGAAGCCTACCTTGGCGGATAACTGGAAACTGCCTACATTGACTGTGGCGGATATTGACTGGAGGTTTGTGACTGGGGCCGTGGCGTTTGGTCTTGCCTGGGGCTTACGAGGGGTATGCCCGGGTCCTGCGATTCTGCGTACGGTGGTCCAGCCAACATGGGGCCTTGTCGCGATGACAGGGTATATGTTGGGCAATCTTTTCTAA
- a CDS encoding glutaminyl-peptide cyclotransferase family protein gives MVPAYGGLVRWLRTICLTLPILLLPAVAYQSISDETLKSLPRPKNDFDIHNGALLAPILRPRVPGTLGSTAVLNHFADFFRTSLPNWKIEFQNSTSKTPFSHGKEVPFVNFIASRDPPWAAVGDVGRLTLVAHYDSKYKPEGFIGATDSAAPCAIIMHTMRSIDAALSKKWEAMQAQGRTDASLEDQKGIQVLFLDGEEAFDLWTDTDSLYGARALAEHWDSQVHPAMSVYKTPLSSISLFVLLDLLGSKSPYIQSYFATTHWAYQKLAALEKRLRDLKLFKSSSGDASERPWFADGAKNEHQLTTAGSIQDDHIPFLARGVEILHVIDASPMTGFPSVWHSMDDDGEHLDLDTVEDWSLLFTAFAAEWMELEGFMPGSEARLKEKRSHSERKTEFV, from the exons ATGGTTCCGGCTTACGGTGGCCTTGTTCGTTGGCTACGTACGATATGCCTCACCCTGCCGATTCTGCTACTCCCGGCAGTAGCGTACCAGTCGATCTCAGATGAAACCTTGAAATCCTTGCCACGACCGAAAAACGACTTCGATATCCACAACGGAGCACTACTGGCCCCTATACTGCGGCCCCGTGTCCCTGGCACGCTCGGCTCCACAGCTGTGCTCAATCACTTTGCGGATTTCTTCCGCACATCTCTGCCAAACTGGAAGATTGAGTTCCAGAACTCTACGTCTAAAACGCCCTTCTCTCATGGCAAGGAGGTTCCGTTCGTCAACTTCATCGCGTCGCGCGATCCTCCCTGGGCCGCGGTGGGCGACGTGGGCAGACTGACGCTCGTCGCACACTACGACAGCAAATACAAACCGGAGGGTTTTATTGGGGCCACCGATAGCGCAGCCCCGTGCGCGATAATCATGCACACGATGCGCAGCATCGACGCAGCCCTGTCGAAGAAGTGGGAGGCTATGCAGGCGCAGGGCCGAACAGATGCTTCCCTGGAAGATCAAAAGGGTATACAGGTGCTCTTCCTggacggcgaggaggcaTTCGATCTCTGGACGGACACCGATTCGCTATATGGCGCGCGCGCTCTCGCCGAGCACTGGGACTCACAAGTCCACCCGGCCATGTCGGTCTACAAGACTCCGCTTTCGTCCATCTCGCTATTTGTACTGCTCGATCTACTGGGTAGCAAAAGCCCCTACATCCAGTCCTACTTTGCGACGACGCACTGGGCCTACCAGAAACTGGCCGCGCTCGAGAAGCGGCTCCGCGATCTGAAGCTATTCAAGTCGTCCTCAGGGGACGCGTCCGAGCGGCCGTGGTTCGCTGACGGCGCGAAGAACGAGCATCAGCTGACCACTGCCGGTAGCATACAAGATGACCATATCCCGTTCCTTGCGCGCGGCGTGGAAATCCTACACGTAATCGATGCTTCCCCTATGACAGGGTTCCCAAGTGTCTGGCATTCAATGGATGACGACGGTGAACATCTAGATCTGGACACGGTGGAAGACTGGAGCCTGCTCTTTACCGCATTTGCCGCCGAGTGGATGGAATTGGAAGGCTTCATGCCGGGGAGTGAGGCGCGGCTCAAGGAGAAGCGATCTCATTCGGAGAGGAAGACTGAATT CGTTTAA
- a CDS encoding putative histone h1.3. has product MASPAKAKPEGILGLSAAEAKILILGFLCITDQYKIDYEKLASKGGYTAGSANVMFNKAKRKLTELNPDNSTGNGSSAAGEASSSKSATATPKKGQAKRKKAAGATDAEDGGADGEEAATPTKPKRQRKAPVKKGTDAKAGADSVENGNSASKVKPEPSKPKGIVKNEPMEEGNDDSELTVKAELDEVMDEADLDAELDALDAAQGVVKAEDHTA; this is encoded by the exons atGGCATCCCCAGCAAAAGCCAAACCCGAGGGTATCTTGGGCCTCTccgccgccgaagccaagATCCTCATCCTAGGCTTTCTCTGCATTACAGACCAATACAAG ATCGACTACGAAAAGCTCGCCAGCAAGGGCGGCTACACAGCTGGCTCCGCGAACGTCATGTTCAACAAAGCCAAACGCAAGCTCACCGAGCTCAACCCCGACAACAGCACCGGGAATGGCTCGTCTGCTGCCGGCGAAGCCTCGTCCTCGAAGTCTGCAACGGCTACACCCAAGAAAGGACAGGCTAAGCGTAAGAAGGCTGCCGGTGCTACAGATGCGGAGGATGGTGGTGCCGATGGCGAGGAAGCTGCAACGCCGACCAAGCCCAAGCGGCAGAGAAAGGCGCCTGTGAAGAAGGGGACGGATGCTAAGGCTGGTGCTGACAGTGTCGAGAATGG AAACAGTGCCTCCAAAGTCAAACCCGAACCTTCCAAACCCAAAGGCATCGTCAAGAATGAACCAATGGAGGAAGGCAATGATGACTCGGAGCTCACGGTCAAAGCTGAGCTTGACGAGGTCATGGATGAGGCAGACCTCGACGCAGAGCTCGACGCTTTGGATGCTGCTCAGGGGGTCGTGAAGGCGGAGGACCACACCGCATAG
- a CDS encoding mismatch repair ATPase MSH6 — protein MARGAGAASSPTTGTPPSGALKRSTSSTQNMKNQRSILGFFQKSSPLTPSGTRNADPASSPAERASEKREANSGKATSKSEKSVPRFTQNLTPVPSSDLVVPEEDEDKTQDLEKKTASPSRRAKKQISYVESDSEGEDDDDVIFGPNRRNNRASKRRKVSPESEDEFEQGDEVGYSDDEMDDFIVADDSDEEAKPSKKRKRPSNATTRKASSPPAPPSPVEDLDLGVPDASSGTALKWTYDPENLEPRQNREIQATQKSNAAPAKQKVHLKEPEERYPWLASIRDIEGHPPDHPDYDPRTIYIPPLAWAKFSPFEKQYWEIKQKFWDTIVFFKKGKFYELYENDATIGHQLFDLKLTDRVNMRMVGVPEMSLDHWANQFVAKGFKIARVDQSESALGKEMRERDGKKAGGKEDKIIKRELSCVLTAGTLVEGSMLQDDMSTYCVAIKEAIVDDRPAFGLAFVDTATGQFSLSEFVDDVDMTKFETFVAQTRPQELLLEKSTISQKALRILKNNTGPTTIWNHLKPGKEFWEADITVKELDASEYFVSQDDDNLQAWPETLREARDKEMVMSAFGALVQYLRVLKLDRDLITIGNFSWYDPIRKASSLVLDGQTLINMEIFANSFDGGSEGTLFQLLNRCITPFGKRMFKQWVCHPLMDAKKINARLDAVDALNADSSVRDQFSSQLTKMPDLERLISRIHAANCKAQDFVRVLEGFEQIEYTITLLKDNGSSSEGVIGQLISGMPDLSSLLEYWKTAFDRTKAKENGILVPKPGVEEDFDTSQERIEQLHRDLDNLLKRQRRELGSTAICYRDNGKEIYQLEVPIKVKNIPKNWDQMSATKQVKRYYFPELRSLIRKLQEAQETHSQIVKEVAGRFYARFDENYTTWLAAVRIISQLDCLISLAKASSSLGHPSCRPVFVEDERSVLEFEELRHPCLLSSVEDFIPNDVRLGGEVPNINLLTGANAAGKSTVLRMTCIAVIMAQIGCYLPCRSARLTPVDRIMSRLGANDNIFAAQSTFFVELSETKKILSEATPRSLVILDELGRGTSSYDGVAVAQAVLHHVATHIGAMGFFATHYHSLAAEFDGHPEITPKRMKIHVDDEERRITFLYKLEDGVAEGSFGMHCASMCGIPNKVIERAEVAAKQWEHTSRLKESLERRKGGGFIGLGWWSDVAWALRETPADTPSSESVSDLSLEVLRKAIEAL, from the exons ATGGCCAGAGGAGCTGGTGCCGCATCCTCTCCCACCACAGGGACACCTCCCTCCGGAGCGCTGAAACGATCCACCTCCAGCACACAAAACATGAAGAACCAGCGGTCTATTCTGGGTTTCTTTCAGAAATCCTCACCATTGACGCCATCTGGTACTCGTAACGCAGATCCTGCTTCGTCTCCTGCAGAGAGGGCATCTGAAAAGCGCGAGGCGAATTCCGGCAAAGCGACATCGAAGAGTGAGAAGAGCGTACCGAGATTCACACAGAACTTGACTCCTGTCCCAAGTAGCGACTTGGTTGTgcctgaggaagatgaggataaAACTCAG GATCTAGAAAAGAAGACTGCTTCGCCGTCCCGTCGG GCCAAGAAACAGATCAGCTATGTCGAATCCGATTCTGAGGgtgaagacgacgatgatgtgaTATTCGGGCCCAACAGACGAAACAATCGCGCCTCTAAAAGACGCAAGGTTTCCCCAGAGAGCGAAGATGAATTCGAGCAAGGTGATGAGGTTGGCTATTCTGATGATG AGATGGACGACTTTATCGTAGCGGACGACTCCGATGAGGAAGCTAAACCATCCAAGAAGCGTAAGAGGCCGTCAAATGCGACGACTCGCAAGGCGTCCTctcctcccgctcctccttctccagtaGAAGACCTCGACTTGGGTGTTCCAGACGCCTCCTCAGGCACAGCTCTGAAGTGGACCTATGATCCTGAGAATCTTGAACCCCGCCAGAACCGGGAAATACAAGCTACACAGAAAAGTAACGCCGCTCCTGCCAAGCAGAAAGTGCATCTCAAGGAGCCTGAAGAGCGCTATCCTTGGCTCGCAAGCATTCGGGACATTGAAGGACACCCACCAGATCACCCCGACTATGACCCTCgtactatatatataccccCACTGGCTTGGGCAAAGTTTTCTCCTTTTGAGAAGCAGTACTGGGAGATCAAGCAAAAGTTCTGGGACACAATTGTCTTTTTCAAGAAAGGCAAATTCTACGAGCTGTATGAGAACGACGCCACCATCGGTCACCAATTATTTGATCTAAAGCTCACGGATCGTGTTAACATGCGGATGGTCGGTGTGCCCGAGATGAGCTTAGATCACTGGGCCAATCAATTCGTGGCCAAAGGTTTCAAGATTGCCCGCGTGGACCAGTCTGAATCTGCATTGGGTAAAGAAATGCGTGAGCGAGACGgaaagaaggctggcgggaaagaagacaagattATAAAGAGAGAATTATCCTGCGTCCTTACAGCAGGCACATTGGTTGAAGGCTCTATGCTGCAGGATGATATGTCCACCTATTGCGTTGCGATCAAGGAAGCCATTGTAGACGACCGCCCTGCTTTTGGGCTTGCGTTCGTCGACACAGCGACAGGCCAATTCTCTCTGTCAGAATTCGTGGACGATGTTGACATGACCAAGTTCGAGACATTCGTCGCACAAACTCGTCCCCAGGAATTGCTTCTGGAGAAGTCCACGATTTCTCAGAAAGCTCTACGCATTCTGAAAAACAACACTGGTCCCACCACCATCTGGAATCACTTGAAACCTGGAAAAGAGTTTTGGGAAGCAGATATAACTGTGAAGGAGCTCGATGCTAGCGAATATTTTGTCTCTCAAGATGACGATAACTTACAAGCGTGGCCGGAGACTCTGCGAGAGGCTCGAGACAAGGAAATGGTTATGTCTGCGTTTGGAGCCTTGGTCCAATATCTCAGGGTGCTGAAACTCGACCGCGATCTGATCACCATAGGTAACTTCTCATGGTATGACCCTATCAGGAAAGCCTCCAGCTTGGTCCTTGATGGTCAAACTCTGATCAACATGGAAATATTCGCCAACTCATTTGATGGTGGCTCAGAGGGGACactcttccagcttctgaaTCGCTGCATCACCCCTTTCGGCAAGCGTATGTTCAAGCAATGGGTTTGTCATCCATTGATGGATGcaaagaagatcaatgcgAGGTTGGACGCAGTTGATGCCCTGAATGCTGATTCAAGCGTTCGAGACCAGTTCTCTTCCCAGCTGACCAAGATGCCTGATCTCGAGCGGCTTATCTCCCGTATCCATGCAGCCAACTGCAAAGCACAAGATTTTGTGCGTGTGCTGGAAGGATTCGAGCAGATTGAATACACTATCACTCTCCTCAAGGATAACGGCTCTTCGAGTGAAGGAGTCATTGGGCAACTGATTAGCGGGATGCCCGACTTGAGTTCCCTGCTGGAATATTGGAAAACAGCTTTCGACCGCACTAAGGCGAAGGAAAATGGCATCCTGGTTCCTAAACCAggtgttgaggaagactTCGACACCTCCCAGGAGCGTATTGAACAATTGCACCGGGATCTTGACAATCTCCTCAAACGCCAACGGCGTGAGCTGGGGTCCACAGCCATATGCTATCGTGACAACGGAAAAGAAATCTATCAACTCGAGGTGCCGATCAAGGTGAAGAATATCCCTAAGAATTGGGACCAGATGTCCGCCACGAAACAGGTGAAGCGTTACTACTTTCCTGAACTGAGGTCTCTTATTCGCAAATTGCAAGAAGCCCAGGAAACGCACAGTCAGATCGTCAAGGAAGTTGCCGGTCGATTCTACGCACGATTCGATGAGAACTACACGACATGGCTTGCAGCTGTCCGAATCATCTCACAACTGGATTGTCTGATAAGTTTGGCCAAAGCCTCGTCGTCCCTGGGTCACCCAAGCTGCCGCCCTGTGTTCGTCGAAGACGAACGCAGTGTGCTTGAATTTGAGGAGTTGCGGCACCCATGCCTTCTGTCGTCAGTGGAGGACTTTATTCCCAATGACGTGCGTCTGGGAGGCGAAGTGCCGAATATCAATCTCCTCACCGGTGCTAATGCTGCCGGAAAATCCACGGTTCTTCGAATG ACATGTATCGCCGTTATCATGGCTCAAATCGGCTGTTACCTGCCCTGCCGGTCCGCTCGGTTGACACCTGTTGATCGTATCATGTCCCGTTTAGGTGCGAATGACAACATCTTTGCAGCCCAGTCCACATTCTTCGTGGAGCTTtcagagacgaagaagatacTCTCTGAAGCTACACCAAGATCGCTCGTCATTCTCGATGAGCTTGGCCGTGGAACTAGTTCTTATGACGGGGTCGCTGTTGCTCAGGCAGTGCTGCATCATGTCGCCACTCATATTGGAGCAATGGGCTTCTTTGCGACTCACTATCATTCTCTCGCTGCGGAATTCGATGGTCACCCTGAGATCACGCCCAAACGCATGAAAATACatgtcgatgatgaggaaagaCGTATCACTTTCTTGTACAAACTGGAGGACGGCGTCGCTGAAGGTAGCTTTGGTATGCACTGCGCGTCCATGTGTGGTATTCCCAACAAGGTTATCGAAAGAGCCGAAGTTGCCGCCAAGCAGTGGGAGCACACAAGTCGCCTCAAGGAAAGCCTCGAGCGCCGGAAGGGTGGCGGGTTTATTGGCTTGGGATGGTGGAGTGACGTCGCCTGGGCTCTTCGCGAGACCCCTGCTGACACTCCCAGCAGCGAGAGTGTGTCCGATTTGAGTCTTGAGGTACTCCGCAAAGCTATCGAAGCTCTTTGA
- a CDS encoding tyrosine--tRNA ligase MSY1, translated as MPVVVGPMKPQLLSLPRAGRLRIPLTLKTTMQTAYGARSYMRTAQIARKGSLTAQETRFFVNSSIRSSVRESRRWITQKHIQKVKAGEEQWAQFAAEIKAGKRKSFVEHLEERGLIHDVVGERDLLHRVFTEKRVGIYVGVDPTAPSLHVGHMLPFMVLAWGYVWGLPVTYLLGGATSRIGDPTGRLKGREAMDSSVRKANMASMHMQLKKLGASVEQYGRKHGYHKEKIWRRALVNNNTWWNSTSLLEVLRDLGAHTRLGPMLGRETVKNRMTKGDGMSFAEFTYPLLQAWDWWVLFRKGVQVQVGGSDQYGNILFGMDAVKSISKNTAIEQDRNPLEDDLDKPIGFTTPLLTAANGEKFGKSAGNAVWLDKDMTSTFELYQFFVRTPDDVVERYLKLFTFLPLPKIAEIMEEQNKDPSKRIAQHTLAAEFLELIHGKEEADAVALQHRQLFRPRSSTAEPSPMPKVTSPPRSHANSPTASYANPQSGNKYAPQTNFANMGGPHVTLPHSLVYNQPFHKILWHAGLVSSKSEGHRIVANKGAYVGSRPGDSGPMSDDLAFTPIETWLPEKTQEFIINGDLLLLKLGKWKFRMVRIVSDEEFKERGLTAPGWELEKSESESAAEKATETKSA; from the exons ATGCCAGTTGTAGTTGGTCCAATGAAACCACAATTGTTGTCTCTGCCTCGTGCAGGACGCTTGCGCATTCCACTTACTCTAAAGACAACAATGCAGACGGCCTACGGTGCACGCAGCTACATGCGAACTGCGCAGATTGCGCGAAAAGGCTCCTTAACTGCTCAAGAAACCCGCTTTTTTGTCAATTCATCGATACGATCGTCGGTGAGGGAGTCAAGAAGGTGGATCACCCAGAAACATATACAAAAGGTGAAAGCTGGAGAGGAGCAGTGGGCTCAGTTCGCTGCGGAGATTAAGGCTGGCAAGCGGAAAAGCTTCGTTGAACATCTAGAAGAGAGAGGGCTGATCCATGATGTTGTTGG AGAGCGCGACTTACTACACCGGGTTTTTACGGAGAAGAGAGTCGGGATCTATGTCGGAGTAGACCCAACAGCTCCATCCCTACATGTTGGCCATATGCTTCCGTTCATGGTGCTGGCCTGGGGTTATGTCTGGGGTCTACCTGTCACCTATCTG CTTGGCGGGGCTACTTCTCGAATCGGTGATCCCACTGGGAGGTTGAAAGGACGAGAGGCGATGGATTCTTCGGTCCGGAAAGCAAATATGGCGAGTATGCACATGCAGTTGAAAAAGTTGGGCGCCTCTGTGGAGCAATACGGCAGGAAACACGGATATCACAAAGAGAAGATCTGGCGGCGAGCCTTGGTGAACAACAACACATGGTGGAATTCGACATCGTTACTGGAAGTGCTACGGGACCTCGGCGCCCATACGCGGCTTGGTCCCATGCTTGGTAGAGAGAC TGTGAAAAACAGGATGACCAAAGGAGACGGAATGTCTTTTGCGGAGTTTACTTATCCACTACTGCAGGCATGGGACTGGTGGGTGCTGTTCCGAAAAGGTGTTCAGGTGCAGGTGGGGGGTTCCGATCAATATGGGAATATCCTCTTCGGCATGGACGCCGTGAAGTCTATCAGCAAGAATACTGCGATAGAACAGGACCGAAATCCCCTGGAAGATGATTTAGATAAACCCATTGGGTTCACTACGCCACTATTGACAGCCGCGAATGGCGAAAAGTTCGGAAAGTCCGCTGGTAATGCCGTCTGGTTGGACAAGGACATGACATCTACGTTCGAACTTTACCAG TTCTTCGTCCGAACACCAGACGACGTTGTTGAGCGCTATTTGAAGCTGTTCACGTTCCTGCCGTTGCCTAAGATTGCCGAAATTATGGAAGAACAAAATAAAGATCCTTCGAAGCGAATTGCTCAGCATACACTGGCTGCTGAATTCTTGGAGCTGATTCACGGCAAAGAGGAGGCTGACGCAGTTGCTTTACAACATCGTCAACTTTTCCGGCCACGCTCCTCGACAGCTGAACCTAGTCCTATGCCCAAGGTGACTTCTCCGCCTAGGAGCCATGCTAACTCGCCCACTGCAAGCTATGCCAATCCTCAGTCTGGGAACAAATACGCTCCCCAGACCAATTTCGCCAACATGGGCGGCCCTCATGTCACGCTTCCCCACTCCCTGGTTTATAATCAGCCGTTCCACAAAATCCTGTGGCATGCAGGACTGGTCTCCTCCAAAAGTGAAGGCCATCGCATTGTCGCCAATAAGGGCGCCTATGTGGGAAGTCGCCCAGGCGACAGTGGGCCCATGTCTGATGATCTAGCGTTCACGCCCATTGAGACTTGGCTCCCAGAAAAGACGCAAgagttcatcatcaacggggACCTCTTGCTCCTGAAGCTCGGTAAATGGAAGTTCCGGATGGTAAGGATCGTCAGCGATGAAGAGTTCAAAGAGCGCGGACTTACTGCTCCTGGTTGGGAGCTGGAGAAGTCGGAATCAGAATCGGCTGCTGAAAAGGCAACGGAGACGAAGTCAGCATGA
- a CDS encoding aspartate--tRNA ligase MSD1, translating into MPLSNVGRYSPRLRTSYVEISNFLRSRPSGLRNGLNAPSSARTFHRKHCLFEQQDHATPPRQHFLEQYKKGVEFPPATSDFETFLANASAGQEVQLHGYLGPRSDLSKKLSFARLTDPTMKHSIQLVSFIKNSPLEKLRSINANSPVVVRGIVQPKKTKGSDTEQSDCWEVHIADIDPLNEFPKDIIMTPGTAFAPEHRYLQLRSDSELRDALRFRAQVRNICREELEQCRPPFVEIETPLLFKSTPEGAREFLVPTRRRGLAYALPQSPQQYKQILMASGIPRYYQFARCFRDEDLRADRQPEFTQLDLEMSFATGEDVMRTVEGIIRRLWSSLMKDEAPSGPFRRMPYQDAMSRYGSDKPDTRYGMEIFKIDYLLPVDLVNKITPLTDPIIEAFKFEGNDNDPVATYEFIKQFLDSPAGAPFNNNPEGGPGVFVYDAKKPLCGLQPFGFEAAERIEELLDPDHGDLIVIQARERAPFTGGSTPIGDLRRALHTAAVSSGFKPAPTGFDFLWVVDFPLFSPSSDSEPGQGGAAGISSTHHPFTAPKTAADVDQLLTDPTKAVADHYDLVVNGVELGGGSRRIHDAAVQEFILRDILQMKPERLADFSHLLDALRAGCPPHAGLALGFDRLVAVMLGKESVRDVIAFPKTGKGGDDAMVKAPSMMTKEALETYHLRLKDE; encoded by the exons ATGCCTTTGAGCAATGTGGGACGTTATTCACCTCGTCTCCGCACGAGCTATGTTGAAATCTCCAATTTCCTCCGCAGTCGGCCATCAGGACTGCGCAATGGGCTGAACGCTCCCTCTTCTGCGAGGACATTTCACAGAAAACATTGCCTGTTCGAACAGCAGGACCATGCTACTCCACCTCGACAACACTTTTTGGAACAGTATAAGAAGGGCG TTGAGTTCCCACCGGCCACGAGTGATTTTGAGACTTTCCTCGCAAATGCATCTGCAGGGCAGGAGGTCCAGCTTCATGGATACCTCGGACCCCGCTCCGACCTTTCCAAAAAGCTATCTTTTGCTCGCCTGACAGATCCTACCATGAAACATAGCATTCAGCTTGTCTCATTTATTAAGAATAGCCCTCTTGAGAAGCTAAGGTCAATCAATGCGAATAGTCCAGTGGTTGTACGGGGCATTGTacagccgaagaagacaaagggaTCGGATACCGAGCAAAGCGACTGCTGGGAGGTGCACATTGCGGACATTGATCCTCTGAATGAATTTCCTAAAGACATTATCATGACTCCAGGGACTGCATTTGCTCCAGAACACAGATATCTTCAACTGCGCTCCGACAGTGAACTCCGCGATGCCCTGCGATTCCGCGCTCAAGTCCGCAATATATGCAGGGAAGAGCTGGAACAATGTCGGCCTCCTTTTGTGGAGATCGAAACCCCTCTTCTTTTCAAGTCAACACCAGAGGGTGCTCGCGAGTTTCTAGTGCCGACTAGGAGGCGTGGTCTGGCTTACGCTTTGCCTCAGAGCCCTCAGCAATATAAGCAGATCCTCATGGCAAGTGGGATACCAAGGTACTATCAGTTTGCGCGCTGTTTCCGCGACGAAGATCTCCGAGCGGATAGACAACCAGAATTCACTCAG CTCGATCTGGAGATGTCTTTTGCTACAGGAGAGGATGTCATGCGGACAGTTGAAGGGATAATCCGGAGGCTTTGGTCCTCTTTGATGAAAGACGAGGCCCCCTCTGGACCGTTCCGGAGAATGCCATACCAGGACGCAATGAGCCGCTATGGGTCAGACAAACCCGATACAAGATATGGAATGGAGATTTTCAAGATCGACTATCTTCTACCTGTCGACCTGGTCAACAAGATCACTCCGTTGACCGACCCCATCATCGAGGCCTTCAAATTTGAAGGCAACGACAATGACCCCGTTGCCACCTACGAGTTCATCAAGCAATTCCTCGACTCCCCAGCTGGTGCTCCATTTAACAACAATCCTGAGGGTGGCCCGGGCGTCTTCGTGTACGACGCCAAGAAACCTTTGTGTGGCCTCCAGCCATTCGGTTTTGAAGCTGCTGAACGCATTGAGGAACTCCTGGATCCCGATCACGGCGATCTGATCGTCATCCAAGCCCGTGAAAGAGCCCCCTTCACCGGTGGCTCCACTCCAATCGGCGACCTTCGCCGTGCACTCCACACCGCTGCAGTCTCGTCCGGATTCAAGCCCGCTCCCACGGGGTTCGACTTCCTCTGGGTGGTGGACTTCCCCCTATTCTCGCCCTCTAGTGATTCGGAACCAGGCCAAGGCGGTGCAGCTGGCATTTCATCCACACACCACCCCTTTACGGCCCCTAAGACCGCCGCAGACGTCGACCAGCTCCTGACAGATCCCACAAAGGCGGTGGCCGACCACTACGACCTCGTCGTGAACGGAGTCGAATTGGGCGGTGGCAGTCGCCGTATCCACGACGCAGCCGTGCAGGAATTCATCCTCCGAGATATCCTCCAAATGAAGCCCGAAAGGCTGGCCGACTTTTCCCATCTGCTGGATGCCTTGCGGGCGGGATGTCCGCCGCATGCTGGACTGGCGCTCGGCTTCGACCGGCTCGTCGCTGTCATGCTGGGCAAGGAGTCGGTGCGGGACGTCATTGCATTCCCCAAGACGGGTAAGGGTGGCGATGATGCCATGGTCAAGGCTCCTAGCATGATGACGAAAGAAGCATTAGAAACCTACCATCTTCGTTTAAAGGATGAATGA